The genomic DNA CTGCTCGATGGGCGCAACGTCACGACGCACTGGAGCAGTGCAGCGATGCTGTCCTCGCTCTGCCCGACTGCGCGCGTCGAGGCCGACCGCATTTTTATGCAGGACCGCGAGCTTTATACGTCAGCTGGCGTCACCGCGGGCATCGATCTCTCGCTGTATCTGCTGGCACAGGACCACGGTCCCGAGCTCGCCTTACGCGTGGCAAAGCGCATGGTCGTGTTCTTGCAGCGCGCGGGCGGCCAGTCACAATTCAGCCCCTATCTGACGCCATACGCGGAAGACTCTTCGCCAATCGCTCAAGTGCAGCAGTACGTGCTCGCGCACCTTGCGGACGACCTCAGTATTTCGGTGCTCGCGTCGGTCGCGAGAATGAGCATGCGCCACTTCTCGCGCGTATTCGCACGCGATGCGCGCGCGACGCCGGCCGAATTTGTCGAAAGCGCACGCATCGATGCAGCGCGTGTGATGCTCGAAAACAGCTGCTCGCCGTTGAAGACGATCGCGTACCGCTGCGGGCTGCGCGATGCGCACCACCTGCGCGCGGTATTCAAGCGCCGGCTTGGCATCACGCCGCAGCAATACCGTCTGCATTTCGGCACGCCAGAAGCGGGCGCGCAGCCGCCGGAGATCGATGACGAATCGAGCCTGACCGAGACGGCCGGCATAGGCTGAAGCGTTGGAAAACAGCCGCGTCGATGCGTCGTTTTCGATCGCGCGCGGTCTGCTGGACGTTTGGATAGCGCGTTTAGCGCTAGCGTTGCGATGAGCCTTAGCGGCTTGTTTTAGCGTTTCTTTAGCTTTTATTTATCTTTAGGCGATTTTCTTTAACGTCGCGTTTACGCATTCGCGAGAAAAGGACGCCGTTGTCGATAAAGAGAACAATGCGATCGGCTCGAATCGAATCGCCTCTTATACCCGTGCGCCCTGTTCGGTTCCGTCATGCATGACAACGCAGTTTCGCCCTTTGCGTTTTGCTTCGTATAACGCACGGTCGGCCGACTCGATCAGCGACGTCATCGCCGAACCGGCAGTCGGCACCGTCGCCGCGCCGCCGATACTGACCGTCACATGTTGCGCGGCCAACGAGTTGCGATGCGGCAACGCAAGCGCTTCGATCTCGAGCCGGATCTTTTCCGCGAGCAGCCTGGCGCCGCCTGCCGCCGTGCTCGGCAACACGACGAGAAACTCTTCGCCGCCATAGCGCGCGGCGATATCGCCCGCCCGTCCGAGGCACTTTTCGACCGTCGTCGCGATGCGCTTGAGCACTTCGTCGCCGGCCACATGTCCATACGTATCGTTGTACTGCTTGAAGTTGTCGACGTCGATCATCAACATCGCGATTTCCGCATGTTCGCGCGCGCTGCGCCGCCATTCGGCGCTCAGATATTCGTCGAGATAGCGGCGGTTCGACAGCCCCGTCAAACCATCCGAATGCGTGAGACGGCGCAGTTCGAGATTCGCTTCGAGCAACTGCTGCTGCGATTGTCTGAGCGCGCGATACGCTTCATCTCGCTGCAGCAGGTTCACGAACGAACGCGAGTGATAGCGCACGCGTGCGACGAGTTCGATCCGATCGGGCAGCTTCACGAGATAGTCATTCGCGCCGGCTGCAAAGGCGGCGCTCTTGATCACCGGCTCTTCCTTCGCGGACAGTACGATGATCGGCACATCGCGCGTGGCCGGCGTGCTCCGGTAAGCCTTCACGAGCGTGAGACCGTCGACGCCCGGCATCACGAGGTCTTGCAGAATCACGGTCGGCCGCGTGTAGATCACGGCCTTCATCGCCTCTTCGGCTTTCGCGCAGTAGTGAAAGTCGATGCCTTCTTCGCCCGCGAGCGCCTGCCTGACCGCTTCGGCGACGATTGCCTGATCGTCGACGAGCAGCACCATCGCGGGCACGTCCGCTGCGGGCGGCGTGTCGAGCGTGGCGCGTGCCGCTTCGAGGGCGGCATCGGCTTCGTCGGCGACGGCTCGCGGATCGTGTGAGCCGTTGTGATTCATTCCCATATGTGTACCTGTCTAACTGGATTTTCCGTGCGTGGTGCGGTATTCGGTTGTGGTTTTCCGTTGCGGCTGCGGTTGCGGTTGCAGTTACTGTTTCCGTGCTGCCTGACGGCTAACGATGAACGAGCCCGACAAGCTCGCCGGCAATGCGCTCGAGCGCCAGGATGCGCCGCGCCGCGCCGAGCGCGGCCGCCGCTTTCGGCATGCCGTACACGGCGCTCGTCGCTTCGTCCTGCGCGATCGTCTCGTAGCCTTTCGCGCGCATGGCCTTGAGCCCCAATGCGCCGTCGCGCCCCATGCCGGTCAGCAGCACACCCGCTGCTTCGCCATCCCAATGGTCGACGACACTCTGAAAAAATACGTCGACCGACGGCCGGTAGGGTGTCTCGACCGGTTCGCGTGTATAGCGCAACGAACCGCCGCGCGTCAGCAGCAAATGATCGTTGGTCGCCGCCAGCAACGCTTCGCCGGCGCGCGGCCGGATGCCGTCGTGCGCGATGCGCACCGGCAACGGCGATTGCCCGTCGAGCCACTCGGCCATGCCCTGCGCAAAGGCCTTGTCGACGTGCTGAACGATCACAATCGGCGCGGCAAAGTCAGCGGGCAGGCTGCCTAGCACGGCCGCTAGCGCGGTCGGCCCGCCCGCCGACGCGCCGATTGCGATCAGCCACGGCGTGCTCGCGCCGCGCGCCCTGCCCGCGTCGGGCGCCGCCGCGGGCATCAAACGGTTCGCAAGCTGGTAACCGATCTGGTCCAGTTTCTCGAGCAAAGCGTGTGCCGCTTCGCCTGCGTCGTTGCCGCCCGCGAGGGTCGGCGTATCGACCGCGTCGAGCGCGCCCGCGCCCATCGCCTCATAAACGCGCGACGCATTCGCGCCGACGCTGCTCGTCACGACGAGAATCGCACACGGCGCGCGCGCCATGATGCGGCGCGTCGCCTCGACGCCGTCGAGCTTCGGCATGATCAGATCCATCAGCACGACGTCCGGCGGCTGTGCAATGCAAAAATCGACTGCCTGCTCGCCGTCCTCCGCAACCCACAGCACACGATGCTCGGTGCGCCTCGCGAGTGCGCGGCGCAACGCTTCGACAGCCAGTGGCAGATCGTTTGCAATGCCAATGTTCATTGGTTCGCCTCGCCGATCAGATCGCGTACCGCGTCGAGCAGCGCCTCGTCGTGGAAGCTGCCTTTCGCGAGATAGTAGTCGGCGCCCGCGTCGAGCCCGCGGCGGCGATCCTCGTCGCGATCCTTGTACGACACGATCATCACCGGCGTCGACTTCAGTTGCGCATCGCGGCGGATCATCGTGACGAGCTCGATGCCGTCCATGCGCGGCATATCGATATCGGTCACCACCAGGTCGAAGCTCGCGCCTCTTAGCGCATTCCAGCCGTCCATGCCGTCCACCGCGACGGTCACCGCGTAGCCGCGTTTTTCGAGCAGTTTGCGTTCGAGCTCGCGCACCGTGAGCGAATCTTCGACGATCAGCACCTGCTTGCGCTGCACGGCGACCGCGCCCGACGACGCGCGCACGCGCGCAAGCTGCCCCTCGCGCACGAGCTTGTCGACCGAGCGCAGCAGATCTTCGACATCGACGATCAACACCGCTTCGCCGTTATCCATCAACGCGGCCGCCGCGATGTCCTTGATCTTGCCGAGCCTCGCATCGAGCGGCTGCACGACGAGCATGCGTTCGCCAAGGAAACGCTCGACCGCGACGCCGTACGTGCCCCGCTCATCACCGAGCACAACCACCGCGACTTCCTCGGCCGCTTCGCCCGCTTCGAGCCCGAGCAGTTGATGCGCGGCAACGAGCCCGACGCGCTTGCCTTCCAGCGAAAAATGTTGCTGCCCCTCGAGCATATCGATGTCGCTGCGCGCGAGCGCAAGCGTGCGATGCACAGCACCGAGCGGAAACGCATACGCTTCGCCGCCCACCTCGACAAGCAGGCTGCGAATCACCGACAGCGTGAGCGGCAACTGCAGCACGAAGCGCATGCCGGCGCCCGGCTCGTTGACGATGCGCACGGTCCCACGCACCG from Paraburkholderia edwinii includes the following:
- a CDS encoding chemotaxis response regulator protein-glutamate methylesterase, producing MNIGIANDLPLAVEALRRALARRTEHRVLWVAEDGEQAVDFCIAQPPDVVLMDLIMPKLDGVEATRRIMARAPCAILVVTSSVGANASRVYEAMGAGALDAVDTPTLAGGNDAGEAAHALLEKLDQIGYQLANRLMPAAAPDAGRARGASTPWLIAIGASAGGPTALAAVLGSLPADFAAPIVIVQHVDKAFAQGMAEWLDGQSPLPVRIAHDGIRPRAGEALLAATNDHLLLTRGGSLRYTREPVETPYRPSVDVFFQSVVDHWDGEAAGVLLTGMGRDGALGLKAMRAKGYETIAQDEATSAVYGMPKAAAALGAARRILALERIAGELVGLVHR
- a CDS encoding GlxA family transcriptional regulator, with the translated sequence MRSIALLIFPGVQALDVFGPTDVFSEANVFLPSESQYRLKLISTERGALPCSSGLRIHADEHFSEADPHHDLLLVAGGPGIVSKPLEDDVHAWLREASRHSQRFGAICNGTLTLARAGLLDGRNVTTHWSSAAMLSSLCPTARVEADRIFMQDRELYTSAGVTAGIDLSLYLLAQDHGPELALRVAKRMVVFLQRAGGQSQFSPYLTPYAEDSSPIAQVQQYVLAHLADDLSISVLASVARMSMRHFSRVFARDARATPAEFVESARIDAARVMLENSCSPLKTIAYRCGLRDAHHLRAVFKRRLGITPQQYRLHFGTPEAGAQPPEIDDESSLTETAGIG
- a CDS encoding diguanylate cyclase domain-containing protein; translation: MGMNHNGSHDPRAVADEADAALEAARATLDTPPAADVPAMVLLVDDQAIVAEAVRQALAGEEGIDFHYCAKAEEAMKAVIYTRPTVILQDLVMPGVDGLTLVKAYRSTPATRDVPIIVLSAKEEPVIKSAAFAAGANDYLVKLPDRIELVARVRYHSRSFVNLLQRDEAYRALRQSQQQLLEANLELRRLTHSDGLTGLSNRRYLDEYLSAEWRRSAREHAEIAMLMIDVDNFKQYNDTYGHVAGDEVLKRIATTVEKCLGRAGDIAARYGGEEFLVVLPSTAAGGARLLAEKIRLEIEALALPHRNSLAAQHVTVSIGGAATVPTAGSAMTSLIESADRALYEAKRKGRNCVVMHDGTEQGARV